TATGCCGGTTTCCTGGGTGAGCTCTCGCGGCTGGCGGTCATCCGCTCCGGGCCGCCATCCGTGCTCAAGAAGCGCGTGCTGGAAGTCCTGCGCACCAGCCGGACGGTGCTTCGCCGCGGCGGCGCGGAGGTGCGATCCAGTGACCTCCTGGGCATCAGCGCGCTGGCGGTGGACGAGGAACTGAAATTCATCTACAGCCAACTCGCCCCGAGCATCGACCAGGTTGCCGTGGCGGCCGTGCCGGTGGCCATCGCGGCGATCGTGGTGACCTATGTGTCGGTCGCGACCACGGTGACGGTCGCCATCCTGGCGGGCGTCTATGTGTCGGTCGCGGTGGCCATGGCCGTGGTCGCGAGCGGAGGCAACACGTGCCGAACGTCATCCGATGCGCTGTTCGCGGGGCCGGTGACGGCGCCGATCTCGAAAGGCACCTCGCGGTCGGAAGCACAGCGGGCCGTCGAGCACGCCTTCGCGGAGCGCGCGCTGTTGGCAAAGCGCATGCTCGCACTGGATCCGGCCTATTTCGCCAGCGCGCAGCAGACCGCGCGGGTGGCGAGGCTCTTGAATCAGGATCAGTTTCTGCTGGAAACCAATCGGCAACTCGTCCGGGACGAGGTGGACGCCTTTGTCGCCGCGGCCGAGAAGATGGGCGTCCTGACCATTCCCGCGGCGACGAGGCAATCCGTTGTCGAGGCGATGCAGAACATCTCGCTGCGCGCCGCGGCACTCATTTGATGGAGGGTTGGGTGGAAAACGTGGAAGTGTTGCGGCCCGATGGGAGAGCCGCGCTGGTGCTGTTCCTGCTCGTGGTCTGCGTGCCGGCCGTGGTGCTGGTGGTGGCCAATGCCTACGCGAAAGGTGGCGCCGGGTATCGCGTGTCCACCGCGATCGTCGGGGTGTTGCTGGTGACCTTCGCGGTGCTGCTGGTGTTCATGCAGCGGGCCTTTTTCGGGGTGGCCGATGGCGTGTTGACCGTCAGGAGCAGCTTCTACGAGGTCAAGGTGCCGCTATCCGAACTGGCCGGCGAGCCGACGATCATCGATCTTGCCCAGCATCCGGAGCGCAGGCCCAAGCTCCGGACCAATGGCTTCAGCCTGCCCGGCTATCAGTCCGGCTGGTACGTCGGGTCCGACAAGCGCCGGATCTTCGCGGCCATCACGGGGCCGCGTGTCCTGTCGATCCAGGTGAAGTCGGGGTATGAAATTCTGGTGAGCGTGAAGGATCCGGAGCGGGTCGGCCCGCTGCGGGTGAAATGAGTCTTGCGACTTCCGGGGCGATCATGAAAAGGCGCGATGCATTCAGATGGGCGGCCGGCGTTTCGCTGGCGGGCATGGCGGGCCTGGGCCTGCCGGCCTCGCGGGCGGCCGAGGTGATGGGGCAGAAGGAATTCCTGTTCTGGCTGGACGACCGTGATCGCGCCGCGGTGCGCACGGCGGCCGAGCAGATCCTGAAGGAAATCGACGTGGGTGTCCGCGATGCCCGCTATTTGCAGGGGCTCTACCAGCGGGCCGGCAGCGTGACCCACGCCAGGTATCCGAACGGCGTGGCGTTTTCCGATCGCGTCGCCTCGAACCGGGGCTCGCTCGGTGCCTTGAAGGCACGGTCGGTCCAGGGCGTCGAAGGCGGATTCCGCATGCTGCCCAATCTCCCGGGGGGCGAGTATGTGATCGCGATCTACGATTCCATCTTCGCGGGGGCGCCCGACCTCCTGTACACGGAGCAGGTGACGCTGTCCCGAGAGCCTGGGGTCGCGTCGTCGCCCTGGACGTTCGTGGAGTATTACGTCAACGCCAAGCCCTTCTATAAGTACTGACACGGACAAAAAAGCCGGCCCGCTCGCGAGCGGCCGGCTGGGTGATCGGGCGGATGCGGATCAGCCCGGGATCTTGCCCTCCACGCCTTCCACGTAGAACTTGATGCCGTGCAGGAAGCCGTCGTCGGCGACCTTGCCGGCGGGCAGCACTTCCTGGCCGGTGTTGTCCTTGATCGGGCCTTTCCAGATCGGAGCGGAGCCGTCGATCACGCCCTTCTTCTTGTTTTCGACCAGCGCCTTGACGTCTTCCGGCACCACCGGGTTGAACGCGCCCAGGTCGATCGCGCCTTCCTTCAGGCCCCACCAGGTCGAGCCGGATTTCCACTTGTTGTCGAGCACGTCGCCGACGACCTTGGTGTAGTACACGCCCCACTTGTTCATCGAGGCGGCCAGGTGGGCCTTGTCGCCGAACTTGCTCATGTCGCTGTCCCAGCCGATCGCGTAGACGCCTTTTTCCTGCGCGGTCTGCACCACGGCGGCGGAGTCGGTGTTCTGCATCAGCACGTCGACGCCCTGGCCGATCAGGGTGGTGGCGGCTTCGCGTTCCTTGCCCGGATCGAACCACTTGTTGACCCACACCACGCGGGTGGTGGCCTTCGGGTTGACGCTGCGCGCGCCCAGCGTGAACGCGTCGATATTACGGATCACCTCGGGAATCGGCACCGAACCCACGACGCCCAGTTTGCCCGACTTGCTCATCTTGCCGGCCACCACGCCCGCCAGGTAGGCGCCTTCGTAGGTGCGCACGTCGTACTGGGCCAGGTTGTCGGCGGTCTTGAAGCCGGTGGCGTGCTCGAATTTCACGTCCGGGAATTCCTTGGCGACCTTGAGCATCGACTCCATGAAGCCGAAGCTGGTGCCGAAGATGACTTTGTAGCCCTGGGTGGCGAGGTCGCGGAACACGCGCTCGGCGTCGGCCGCGCTCTCGGGCACGCTTTCGATGAAGGTGGTCTTCACCTTGTCGCCGAACTTGGCCTCGACTTCCTTGCGGCCCATGTCGTGGGAGAAGGTCCAGCCCGCGTCGCCGACCGGGCCGACGTAGACGAACGCGACCTTCAGCGGCCCGGCCGCGGCCGGGGCGGACGCAGCGGCGGCAGGCGCCGAGGCGGTGGGCGCGGCGGTTTTGTCGGCCTCGTTGGACTTGCCGCAGCCCGAGAGGGCCAGGGCGCCGGCCGACGCTAGGGCGGCCATGGCGGCCAGCATGATCCTGCGGGTAACGTTCATCGATTGCTCCTCTTGTGTGGTGTGGCTCGGTTGTGCGGGATGACGCGAAGGAAGATGGCGCAGGCTCAGGCGGAGCCGGGGCGGAACGGCTTGCCCAGCGACGCGGGCATGTTCAGCCGGATCCAGTCCGGATTGCGCGAGATGACGGCCAGCACGACGATGGTTGCCGCGAACGGCGCCATCGACAGGATCTGCGACGGCACCGATACGCCCATGCCCTGCAGGTAGAACTGCAGGATCGTCACCCCGCCGAACAGCAGCGCGCCGAACAGGATGCGCAACGGGCGCCAGGTGGCGAAGGTGGTCAGCGCCAGCGCGATCCAGCCGCGGCCGGCCACCATGTTCTCCACCCACATCGGCGTGTAGATCAGCGACAGGTAGGCGCCGGCCAGCCCGCAGCATGCACCGCCGAACAGCAGCGCGCCGACGCGGATGGTGCGCACAGGATAGCCCAGCGCGTGGGCCGATTCCGGCGATTCGCCGATCGCGCGCAGCGTCAGGCCCGCGCGCGTCCTGAACAGGAACCACGCGATGGCGCCGCACAGCAGGAAGCTGAAGTACACCATCCAGTGGTGGCCGAACAGCGCAGGCCCGACGAACGGCAGCGATTTCAGCCCCGGAATGCCGTACGCCTGCGCCGGCAGCGACATGCCGACAAAGCGCTGGCCCATGAAGGCCGACAGCCCGGTGCCGAAGATCGACAGGGCGAGGCCCGTGGCGACCTGGTTGGTCACCAGCACCAGCGCCAGCCAGGCGAACAGGGCGGCCATCACCATGCCGGCCAGCGCGCCGGCGGCGAAGCCCAGCAGCGGATGCTGGGTCTGGTAGCCGACCATGAAGCCGACCACGGCGGCCACCAGCATCATGCCCTCGGCGCCGAGGTTCAGCACGCCGGCGCGTTCGTTCATCAGCAGGCCCAGGGCGGCCAGCAGCAGCGGGGTGCCGGCATTGATCGACGCGGCGATCAGGGGAGCAAGACTTTCCATGGCGTGGTCCGGATCAGCGGTGCGCGCGCCAGCGCAGGCGGTATTCGACGAGGGTGTCGCAGGCCAGCAGGAAGAACAGCAGCATGCCCTGGAACACTCCGGTGATGGCGGACGGCAGGCCCAGGCGCGACTGCGCGAGCTCGCCGCCGATGTAGAACAGCGACATCACGATCGCCCCCAGCACGGTGCCGACCGGGTGCAGCCGTCCGACGAAGGCCACCACGATGGCGGCGAAGCCGTAGCCGGGCGAGATCGACGGCAGCAACTGGCCGATCGGCCCCGCCACCTCGAATGCGCCGGCGATGCCCGCCAGCCCGCCCGACACCAGCAGCGCCGTCCACAGCGCCGCGCGCGACGAGAAGCCCGCGTAGCGCGCCGCCTGCGGCGCCAGCCCGCCCACCTGCAGCCGGTAGCCGGCAAAGCTGCGGAACACGAACAGCGTCATCGCCGCGGCCATCGCCAGCATGAAGAGGAAGCCGACGTGCAGCCGTGTGCCGGCCACCAGCGTGGGCAGCACGAAGGCGCTGTCGAACACCATCGACTGCGGGAAGTTCATGCCGTTCGGGTCCTTCAGCGGGCCGTTGACCATGTACAGCAGCAACAGCTGCGCGATGTAGGTCAGCATCAGCGAGACCAGGATCTCGTTGGCATGGAAGCGATCGCGCAGCAGGGCGGTGATGCCTGCCCACAGCATGCCGCCCACCAGCCCGGCCACGATGGCGAGCAGCAGGGCGGCACCGCCCGGGATGGCCGGCGTGGGCGTATCGAAGGCGATGATGGTCGCTGCCGCGAAAATGCCGCCGACGATCAGCTGCCCTTCCGCGCCGATGTTCCACACGTTGGCGCGGTAGCACACCGACAGGCCCAGCGCGCACAGCACCAGCGGCACGGTCTTGAGCAGCACCTCGCCGATGGCGCGCCTGGTTGCCAGCGGCTCGATCAGGAACACGCGCATGCCGGCCACCGGGTCCTTGCCCAGCAGCGCGAACAGCAGCAGGCCGAACACCAGGGTCAGCGCCAGCGCGATCAGCGGCGAGGCGTAGGCCATGGTGCGCGAGGGCAGCGCGCGCAGCTCCAGCGAGATCGGCAGCGCCAGCCGGCTGCCGTGCATGAGCTCAGCCATGGGCCACCTCCGTCGTTGCCGCAGCGCCGGGGGCGGCGGTCTTGTCCCACATGCCGCTCATCCACAGGCCGATCCGTTCACGGTCGGTGGCGTGCGTGGGGGTGGAGGGCGACAGGCGCCCGTTGGCGATCACGTGCAGGCGGTCGCACAGGGCAAAGAGTTCGTCGAGTTCTTCCGACACGATCAGGATGGCGCATCCCGCGGCCTTGAGCGCGAGGATTTCGTTGTGGATCTGTGCCGCCGCGCCCACGTCGACGCCCCAGGTGGGCTGCGCGACGATCAGCACGCGCGGCGCGCATTCGATTTCGCGGCCGACGATGAATTTCTGCAGGTTGCCGCCCGACAGGCTCTTGGCCAGCGCATCCGGCCCGCCCGCCTTGACGCCGAAGCGCTGGATGATGCCGGCAGCCAGCCCGGCGGCGGCTTTCTTGTTGATCAGCCCCAGCACGCCGCCTTGCACCTGCGGCGCGCGCTGGTGCGTGAGCAGCGTATTGGCCGCCAGCGACAACGATGGCACCGCGCCGCGCCCGAGCCGCTCTTCCGGCACGAACGACAGCCCGCGCTTGCGGCGCGCGCGCGGGTCCAGCCTGGCGACCGGCTCGCCGTCGATCATCACCGTCTGCGCGGCGGCACGGGTGTCTTCGCCAGAGAGGGCGGCCAGCAATTCCTGCTGTCCGTTGCCCGACACCCCCGCGATGCCGACGATCTCGCCGCTGCGCAGTTGCAGGGCGATGTCGCGCAGCTCCGTCGCAAAGGCGTGGGATTTGGGCAGCGACAGCCCGGCGACTTCCATGCGGACCTCGCCCGGTGCGGTCTGCGGGCGCAGCTCGCGCGGCGGTTCGCCGCCAATCATCATGCGCGAGAGCGACGACGCGGTCTCCCGGCGCGGATCGCAGGCGCCCGTCACCTTGCCCGCGCGCATCACCGTGGCGGCGTGGCACAGCGCCTGGATCTCGTCGAGCTTGTGGCTGATGTAGAGGATGCTGGTGCCTTCGGCCGCCAGCTGGCGCAGCGTGACGAAGAGCTTCTCGACCGCCTGCGGCGTCAGCACGGAGGTGGGTTCGTCGAGGATCAGCAGGCGCGGGCGCGTGAGCAGCGCGCGCACGATCTCCACACGCTGGCGTTCGCCGACGGACAGCGTATGCACATGGCGATGCGGCTCCAGCGGCAGGCCGTACCGGTCGCCGGTGGTGCGCACCTGTTCGGCCACGTCGCGCAGGTCGCGCAGGTCCCCATGATTGGCGGGCAGGCCGAGCAGGATGTTCTCGGCCACCGTCAAGGTATCGAACAGCGAGAAATGCTGGAACACCATGGCGATGCCCAGCGCGCGCGCCTGGTGCGGATTGGCGATCTCGACCGGCCGGCCGTCGAGCTGCATCTCGCCGGCATCGGGCTGCACCGCACCGAAGATGATCTTCATCAGCGTCGACTTGCCGGCGCCGTTTTCGCCCAGCACGGCGTGGATCTCGCCCGGCGCGACGGTGAGGCTCACGCTGTCATTGGCGACCACGCTGGGGTACCGCTTGGTCATGCCCGTCAGCGACAGGCGTGGAGGAAGGTGTGTCACAACAGGTTGGCCCGTGGTTTCCGTGCCGCTCGCCGCGAGCCCGAAGCGCCCCGGAAGCGGTCTTGTCCTGGGTGTTGACGACGCTTCACCGCATGCGGCAACGATGCAGATTCGCGCCGACGCATCGCACCAATCATCATCGGCATGTGATGCCTTTCATCAACGGTCGATTATAGCTGCCGGCTTTCCGCCGGACGCCCGGTCCGGGCGCCAGCGCGCCCGTCCCGCACGAGGGCGGTCGGCGTGCAAATCCCGTGCCGGGCGTGCCGGATTCCGTCGCGGCCGGCCGGCGCGCGCGCGGCACCCGGAATCGGCACGGGCCAGCTTGTCATGCCGAGGTAGCCAGGCGGGCCGCGGCTCCCTGCGCTGGCGCGGCGGGCCTTGGCTTGCACCGGCACGGTGCCGGCGTGCGATGGGGCTTTGCGCTAAAGTGCAGTGTTTGTTCCGGCGCGATTGCAGCCCGTTTCCAGGTGCGATCGCTGCTGCGCCCTCGCGCCCCCATGACTGCTCCCGATTCCAGACGCATCCGTCTGCCCAGCTTGCGCGGCGCCATCCCCGGCTGGCTTCTGCTGCTGGGCGCGCTGACCGCCATCGGCCCGCTGTCGGTCGACATGTACCTGCCGAGCCTGCCGACCATCGCGCGCGATCTCAAGACGTCGTCGGCCGCGGCGGGGATCACGCTCACGGCCTTCCTGATCAGCCTGGCGATCGGCCAACTGATCTACGGCCCGGCCAGCGACCGCTTCGGCCGTAAGCCCCCGCTCTACATCGGCCTGGCCCTGTACGTGGCCGCGTCGATCGGCTGCGCGTTTGCCGCCGACGCCGGGACGCTGGCCCTGCTGCGCGCCGTGCAGGGCTTCGGCGGTTGCGCGGGCATGGTGATCTCACGCGCCGCCGTGCGTGACCGGATGGATCCGGCCGGTGCGGCGCAGGCCTATTCCACGCTGATGCTGGTGATGGGCGTGGCGCCCATCCTGGCGCCGATGATCGGCGGGGCGGTGCTGCAGGTGACTGCGTGGCGGATGATCTTCGCGGTGCTGGCGACGTTCGGCGTGCTGTCGCTGGCGGCGGTGCATTTCCTGATGCGCGAGTCGCTGGATCCGGCGCACGTGCGTCCGCTGGCCGCCGGCCGCGTGCTGCGCGACTACTGGGAGCTGCTGCGCGATCGCCATTACGCCGCCCCTATGGTGTGCGGCGCGGTGTTCGTGTCGGGCATGTTCGCCTACATCACCGTCTCGCCGTTTGTGCTGATCGACCATTACGGACTGAGTCCGGCACAGTACGCATGGGTGTTCGGCAGCAACGCGGCGGGCATGATTGCCGCCTCGCGCATTAATGTGCGGCTGGTGCACCGGTTTTCGCCGGCCGGGGTGCTGCGCCGCGCGCTGTGGATCCCGGTGGGCACGAGCGTGGCGGCGGCCGTGGCGGTCGCGGCCGGTTTCACGCCGCTGCCGCTGGTGCTGGCGGCGCTGTTCTGCTACGTCGCCTCGATCGGCTGCATTTCGCCCAACACGGGCGCGCTTGCCATGGCCGGACAGGGTGCCCGTGCCGGCACGGGGTCCGCGCTGATGGGGGCCATGCAGTTCGGCCTGGGCATGGTCACCGGCACGGTGGTCGCTGCCATCGGGCAGGACGCGGCACCGTTGCTGGGCATGATGGCGGTCTGTGCCGTGCTGGCCCTGGGGCTTGGCCTGAGGGCCACGCAGCCCGGGCACGGCAACTGAAAACGGCGGCGCGGCACCGTGCGCGCCTGCCGCCATTGCTTGAGATGACGCCGGCATAGCGCGCTGCCGATCCGGGACAGTGCCTTGCCTATTATGAGAACGGCACCGGATCGCACCAAAAGCAGGCGGACATGCACTGCGGGTGATCTAAGGGTTACTTCTTATATAGAATTTATCGATATTTTATTAACGTGTCGCTTTGGATTCAGCGCGCCTTTCTCAATGTGGTCCGAGCGAGGCCCATGACGAACGGGGGTTAAGTTGCAGTGCACGATTCACCGGCTGGGCGAACTGGCGCTGTTGTGCGAAGCGCCGCCGCCGGCGACCTTGACTTGCCAGCAGCGCATCTGGGCGATGGCCGCGCGTGCGTCCACGTGGGCGGGCGTCATCGATGTGGTGCCCGGCATGAACAATCTGACGCTCGTCTTCGGGCCGCAGGCCGATGCGCAGGCGCTCGCCGCGCTGCTGTGCGAAGCGTGGGAAGAGAGTCGCGCATTGATGGCCGACGGCAAGCGGGTCGAGATCGAAGTCGCCTACGGCGGTGATGACGGCCCGGACCTGCGCGACGTGGCGGCCCACACGGGCCTGAGCCCCGCGGAGGTGGTGCGCCGCCATACCGCGCCCGAGTATATTGTCTATTTCCTGGGCTTCCAGCCGGGCTTCGCCTACATGGGCGGGCTCGACAAGTCGCTCGCCACGCCGCGCCGCGCGGAGCCGCGCATGGCGGTGCCGGCCGGGTCGGTCGGCATCGGCGGCGAGCAGACCGGCATCTATCCGGCCGCCTCCCCCGGTGGCTGGCAACTGCTGGGCCGCACGGACGCGGCGCTTTTCCTGCCCGAGCGCGATCCGCCGACGCTGCTGGCGCCCGGAGACCGTATCCGCTTTGTCGCATCGAAGGTGCGCGTATGAGCCAGCCGACGTCCCCATCCGCGCAGGCCATGATCGAGATCGTGCGGGCCGGCGTGCTGGCCTCGGTGCAGGACCTCGGCCGCACCGGCTACCGCCGCTTCGGCGTGTGCACGTCGGGCGCGCTCGATCCGCTGTCGCTGTATGTCGGCAACCGGCTGGTCGGCAATCGCAGCGATGCGGCCGGCATCGAGTTCACGCTGGGCAATGCCACGCTGCGCTTCCTGGCCGACGGGCTGGTCGCCCTGACCGGGGCGGACTGCCGCGCCACGCTCGAGGGGGCACCCGTCCATGCCTGGCACGCCGTTCCCGTGCAGCGCGGCCAGACGCTGACGCTGCGCGTGGCGCAGGGCGGCGTGCGCGCCTACCTGTGTGTGGCCGGCGGGATCGACGTGCCCGAGATGATGGGCTCGCGCAGCACCGACCTGAAGGCCGGCTTCGGCGGCCTGGAGGGGCGTCCGCTGCGTGACGGCGACCGGCTGTCCGTGCTGCCGGCCGACCTGTCGCACGCACCGGATATCAGCGGTGCGGCCGTCGGCGTGAAGGCGCCGTGCTGGACCTTCGGCCGCGTGCAAGGCGAGACGCCCGTGATGCGCGTGCTGCCCGGCCCTGAATACGACGATTTCCTGGCCGGCTCGCAGGCCGCCTTCTGGGAATCGGCGTGGACACTCACCCCCAACAGCAACCGCATGGGCTTCCGCCTGCAGGGGCCTGAGCTCGTGCGCAAGAAGCCGCGCGGCGGCGACCTGCTGTCGCACGGCGTGGTGCCGGGCGTGATCCAGGTGCCGCCGTCCGGCCAGCCGATCGTGCTGATGGCCGACGCGCAGACCACCGGCGGCTACCCGAAGATCGGCACCGTCATCCTGGCCGACCAGTGGCGCCTGGCGCAGGTGCCGCTCGGCACGCGCATCCGCTTTGCCCGCGCGACGCTGGAAGAGGCCGAGGCCGCGCGCGCCGGCGTGTCGCGCTACCTGCAGCAGATCGAGACGGCGCTGGACTGGCAGCGCCAGGGCATCCTGTCCGTGGCCCGGCGCACCGCCCGGACACGGCCGACCGCCTGATGGAACGAGGAGCAACCGATGACCGCAATCGACCTGAATGCAGACCTGGGTGAAGGCTGCGACAACGATGAAGCCCTGCTCGCGCTGGTGAGCTCGGCCAACATCGCCTGCGGCTGGCATGCTGGCGATGTCAACACGATGCGCCAGACCACCGCCTGGGCGCTGCGCCAGGGCGTGTCGATCGGCGCGCATCCGAGCTTCCCCGACCGCGAGCACTTCGGCCGGACCGAAATGCACCTGCCGCCGGACGAGATCCATGCCGGCGTGCTGTTCCAGATCGGTGGCCTGTCGGCCATCGTGCGGGCGCAGGGCGGCAGGCTCGCGCACGTCAAGCCGCACGGCGCGCTGTACAACCAGGCCGCGCGCGACCGGCCGCTGGCCATGGCGATCGCCCGCGCGGTGCGCGACTTCGACCCGTCGCTGGTGGTGTTCGGCCTGGCCGGCGGCGAGCTGGTGCGGGCCGCGCGCGAGCTGGGCCTGGCCGCCAAGGAAGAAGTCTTCGCCGACCGCGGCTATAACGCCGACGGCACGCTGGTCAAGCGCGGCACGCCCGGTGCGCTGCTGGAAGATGAAGAGGCCGCCTTGGCGCAGACACTTGCCATGGTGCGCGAACAGCGTGTTCAATCCGTCGACGGCGTGTGGGTTCCGATCCGCGCGCAGACCGTCTGTCTGCACGGCGACGGCGCGCATGCGCTGGCGTTCGCGCGGCGCATCCGGGACCGGCTGGGCAGCGAGGGCATTGCTGTGCGCGCCGGCGCCTGAGACCTGCCCCGCACGGTGTTGATCGCGGGGGTTTTTTGCAACTACGGGGGGAAGCAGCACATGACTACAGCAGTGAATCTATGGCCGCTGATCGGGGTGGCCGTCATCATCGCGGGGTTCATCCTGCGGTTCAATCCGATGCTGGTGGTGGCCGTGGCCGCCGTCGCCACCGGCTTCGCGGCGTCGATGCCGATCGACAAGATCCTGACGGCCATCGGCACGGGCGTCATCAAGACACGCACGCTGCCGCTCATCATCCTGCTGCCGCTGGCGGTGGTGGGCTTGCTCGAGCGGCATGGCCTGCGCGAGCACGCGCAGAACTGGATCGCGCGCATCCAGTCGGCCACGGTCGGTCGCCTGCTGATCGTCTATCTGGCCGTGCGCGAACTGACCGCTGCCGCCGGCCTGACCAGCCTCGGCGGCCATCCGCAGATGGTGCGCCCGCTGCTGGCCCCGATGGCCGAAGGCGCCGCGGAGAACCGCTTCGGCAAACTGCCCGAGCCGATCCGCGAACGCCTGCTGGCCTTCTGTGCCGCCACCGACAACGTCGGCCTGTTCTTCGGCGAGGACATCTTCGTGGCCTTCGGCGCCATCGCTCTGATGCACACCTTCCTGCTGGGCTCGGGCATCGACGTCGAGCCGCTGCACATCGCCGTGTGGGGCATTCCCACCGCGATCTGTGCGTTCCTGATCCACGCCGTGCGCCTCAAGCGCCTGGACGGCTGGCTCGCCCGCGAGATGGGCGTTGCCGGCACCGCTGCCTCGGCAGCCAAGCAAGGGTGAGCGCCATGATTCTGTCGATCAATTATCTGTACTGGCTGGCCGGGATCGTCCTGACGATCACCGCGCTGATGACCTTCGCCGACAAGACGCACCCGCGCCGCTGGGCCACCGGCCTGTTCTGGGCGATCTTCGCCGTGATCTTCCTGGCGGGCGACAAGCTGCCGCCGATCCTGGTCGGCCTCGGCGCGGTGGTGATGGCCGTGCTGGCCGGCTTCGGCGGCGTGGTGCTGGGCAAGCACGGCGAGCTGCCCGTCGAAGAACGGCGCGCCTCCGCCAAGCGCCTGGGCAACCGGCTGTTCATCCCGGCGCTGACCATCCCGGTGGTCACTGTCATCGGCAGCGTGCTGCTCAAGGACGTGAAGATCGGTGGCGACTTCCTGCTCGATCCGAAGAACCAGACCTTCGTATCGCTGGGGATCGGCTGCATCGTCGCGCTGGGCCTGGCCTGCTGGCTGACCCGCGACACCCCGGCGCAGGCCATGCGCGAATCGCGCCGACTGACCGAATCGCTCGGCTGGGCGCTGGTGCTGCCGCAGATGCTGGCCATGCTGGGCCTGGTTTTCGCCGATGCGGGCGTGGGCAAGGCCGTGGCGCACCTGACCACCGCCTACATCAACATGGACTATCGCCTGGTGGCGGTGATCGTGTACTGCGTGGGCATGGCGCTGTTCACCGTCATCATGGGCAACGGCTTCGCCGCCTTCCCGGTCATGACGGGCGGGGTGGGGGTGCCGATCCTGGTCGGCGCCTACCACGCCAACCCGGCGGTGATGGCGGCGATCGGCATGTTCTCCGGCTACTGCGGCACGCTGATGACGCCGATGGCGGCCAACTTCAACATCGTGCCGGCCGCACTGCTGGAGCTTTCCGACAAGAACGCCGTCATCAAAGCGCAGGTGCCCACCGCGCTACTGTTGCTGACAGCCAATATCGCGCTCCTGTACTTCCTGATGCTGCGATAAATCGCGGCGCCGCGCGTGGACCGGCGGCCTTCGTTGCCATGCCGGCCGGCGCTGCGGACGCCATATCCATATCCATAATCCGCATCATGCTCTTTTCCGGGGGAATCGATGAGCAGCCAGATGATGGGCGGCCGTGCCATGTCGGCACGTCGTCTTCTTTGTGTTTTCGCGGGAGCGCTCTCGCTCCTGTCGGCCGCCCACGTGCGCGCCGAAACATTCCGCGTCGCCACGCCGTATCCGGCGACCAACTTTCAAACGCAGAACCTGCAGGCCTTCGCCGGCGCCGTCGGCGCGGCCACTGGCGGCGAGCTCAAGCTGGAGGTCTACCCGAACGGCACGCTGCTCAAGCCCGCCGGCATCTTCGACGGCGTGAAGGCGGGCCAGGCCGAGGGCGGCGAAGTGATGCTGTCCACGCTGGCGCAGCGCGACCCGATGTTCGGCGTCGATTCGATTCCGTTCCTGGTCGAGAACTACAACGATGCCCGCCTGCTGTGGGACGCGTCGCGCAGCAAGATCGAGGCACAGATGAAGCTCAACGGTCTGCGCCTGCTGTATGCCGTGCCCTGGCCGCCGCAGAACCTGTATTCCGCCTCGCCGATTGCCCGCCTGTCCGACCTCAAGGGGCATCGTCTGCGCACCTACAATGCGGCGCAGAAGGAGATCGCCGATCTGTACGGCGCGCAGGCCATCCAGGTGGAAGCCGCCGACTTGGGCGCCGCGATCACCAGCGGCCGCATCGACACCATGCTGACCTCGCCGTCGACCGGCCTCGAGACCCGGGCGGGCCAGCGCCTGACCTACTATTACAAGGTCAACGCGTGGATTCCCAAGAACGCTGTGTTCGTCAACGAAGCGCGCTTCGCCAAGCTGTCGCCCGCCGCGCAGCAGGCGGTGCTCAAGCTCGCCGCGGAATACGAAAAGCGCGGCTGGGAAGCGAGCAGCCAGACCTACGAGCACGATGAGGCCGAACTCGCCAAGACCGGCGTGCGCGTGGTCGCGCCCGACGTGATGCTGCTGGACGACATG
The sequence above is drawn from the Ralstonia solanacearum K60 genome and encodes:
- a CDS encoding DUF4019 domain-containing protein, whose protein sequence is MSLATSGAIMKRRDAFRWAAGVSLAGMAGLGLPASRAAEVMGQKEFLFWLDDRDRAAVRTAAEQILKEIDVGVRDARYLQGLYQRAGSVTHARYPNGVAFSDRVASNRGSLGALKARSVQGVEGGFRMLPNLPGGEYVIAIYDSIFAGAPDLLYTEQVTLSREPGVASSPWTFVEYYVNAKPFYKY
- a CDS encoding BMP family ABC transporter substrate-binding protein — encoded protein: MNVTRRIMLAAMAALASAGALALSGCGKSNEADKTAAPTASAPAAAASAPAAAGPLKVAFVYVGPVGDAGWTFSHDMGRKEVEAKFGDKVKTTFIESVPESAADAERVFRDLATQGYKVIFGTSFGFMESMLKVAKEFPDVKFEHATGFKTADNLAQYDVRTYEGAYLAGVVAGKMSKSGKLGVVGSVPIPEVIRNIDAFTLGARSVNPKATTRVVWVNKWFDPGKEREAATTLIGQGVDVLMQNTDSAAVVQTAQEKGVYAIGWDSDMSKFGDKAHLAASMNKWGVYYTKVVGDVLDNKWKSGSTWWGLKEGAIDLGAFNPVVPEDVKALVENKKKGVIDGSAPIWKGPIKDNTGQEVLPAGKVADDGFLHGIKFYVEGVEGKIPG
- a CDS encoding ABC transporter permease is translated as MESLAPLIAASINAGTPLLLAALGLLMNERAGVLNLGAEGMMLVAAVVGFMVGYQTQHPLLGFAAGALAGMVMAALFAWLALVLVTNQVATGLALSIFGTGLSAFMGQRFVGMSLPAQAYGIPGLKSLPFVGPALFGHHWMVYFSFLLCGAIAWFLFRTRAGLTLRAIGESPESAHALGYPVRTIRVGALLFGGACCGLAGAYLSLIYTPMWVENMVAGRGWIALALTTFATWRPLRILFGALLFGGVTILQFYLQGMGVSVPSQILSMAPFAATIVVLAVISRNPDWIRLNMPASLGKPFRPGSA
- a CDS encoding ABC transporter permease; the protein is MAELMHGSRLALPISLELRALPSRTMAYASPLIALALTLVFGLLLFALLGKDPVAGMRVFLIEPLATRRAIGEVLLKTVPLVLCALGLSVCYRANVWNIGAEGQLIVGGIFAAATIIAFDTPTPAIPGGAALLLAIVAGLVGGMLWAGITALLRDRFHANEILVSLMLTYIAQLLLLYMVNGPLKDPNGMNFPQSMVFDSAFVLPTLVAGTRLHVGFLFMLAMAAAMTLFVFRSFAGYRLQVGGLAPQAARYAGFSSRAALWTALLVSGGLAGIAGAFEVAGPIGQLLPSISPGYGFAAIVVAFVGRLHPVGTVLGAIVMSLFYIGGELAQSRLGLPSAITGVFQGMLLFFLLACDTLVEYRLRWRAHR
- a CDS encoding ABC transporter ATP-binding protein, producing MTKRYPSVVANDSVSLTVAPGEIHAVLGENGAGKSTLMKIIFGAVQPDAGEMQLDGRPVEIANPHQARALGIAMVFQHFSLFDTLTVAENILLGLPANHGDLRDLRDVAEQVRTTGDRYGLPLEPHRHVHTLSVGERQRVEIVRALLTRPRLLILDEPTSVLTPQAVEKLFVTLRQLAAEGTSILYISHKLDEIQALCHAATVMRAGKVTGACDPRRETASSLSRMMIGGEPPRELRPQTAPGEVRMEVAGLSLPKSHAFATELRDIALQLRSGEIVGIAGVSGNGQQELLAALSGEDTRAAAQTVMIDGEPVARLDPRARRKRGLSFVPEERLGRGAVPSLSLAANTLLTHQRAPQVQGGVLGLINKKAAAGLAAGIIQRFGVKAGGPDALAKSLSGGNLQKFIVGREIECAPRVLIVAQPTWGVDVGAAAQIHNEILALKAAGCAILIVSEELDELFALCDRLHVIANGRLSPSTPTHATDRERIGLWMSGMWDKTAAPGAAATTEVAHG